From one Staphylococcus kloosii genomic stretch:
- a CDS encoding GNAT family N-acetyltransferase, with product MLNFSKGKLSAIDDRILDDLYYWKYLEEFQAAKKWNGPYIKEESLSKHQFKQNIYKERYIYENVERMLGIVINDKCIGSVAAYWVSKETSWLEIGIVIYDSQYWQGGIGTEVFQKWIDYLFSQNFVHRLGISTWSGNVRMIKLAKRVGMVEEGRIRQARQVDGKYYDAIKMGILKEEWQNEILKIE from the coding sequence ATGCTAAATTTTTCAAAAGGTAAATTAAGTGCTATTGATGATAGAATTTTAGATGATTTATATTATTGGAAGTATTTAGAAGAATTTCAAGCAGCAAAAAAATGGAATGGACCATATATTAAGGAAGAATCATTATCAAAGCATCAGTTCAAACAAAATATTTATAAAGAGCGTTATATATATGAGAATGTTGAACGCATGTTAGGTATTGTTATAAATGATAAATGTATAGGTTCAGTTGCTGCTTATTGGGTATCAAAAGAAACAAGTTGGTTAGAAATAGGGATTGTTATTTATGATTCACAATATTGGCAAGGTGGGATTGGTACGGAAGTGTTTCAGAAATGGATAGATTATTTATTTAGTCAAAATTTTGTGCACCGCTTAGGAATATCAACATGGTCAGGGAATGTTCGTATGATTAAGTTAGCTAAACGAGTTGGTATGGTTGAAGAAGGTCGAATAAGGCAAGCAAGGCAAGTAGATGGTAAATATTACGATGCGATAAAAATGGGTATCTTAAAAGAAGAATGGCAGAATGAAATATTAAAGATAGAGTAG
- the lip gene encoding YSIRK-targeted triacylglycerol lipase, giving the protein MRENRQKFSIRKFSVGVSSIVIASLFFIGAGTTHAEENDQSQQSNNSGIVDKGQKEQEKVDQGQQETKASEDQQNEQASDSSKDESNATSTQNQTQTTATKDDNQNLNADKDKASDDTNTKNDEAAQSEQQSKETQNEQNNDNQKQQEQDKDAQTENKADQSQSQTDKTQEQQANTKDTTVTEQQASEATKDNDEGKASQQNTTAQNKDDDSDQKASEQKSDEQTQSEDKQDDQANKDTEQAATENSSKAQNADVSSEDKSEANNQSAKNDSEKESSQLKEDSKNESNEQTEANKNTTDNSQVEPQEQSDQNKVTSAEESQNGEQSSTKEDSASYNDVAKLGDKDIEKDKDGKSPTEGIKSLKNNAVATTNNKETQKESQSVSDQPGKSAKQGQYKNQDPIILVHGFNGFTDDKSPVVLSHYWGGDKLDITQDLEKNGYKAYEASIGALSSNYDRAVELYYYIKGGQVDYGAAHAAKYGHERYGKTYEGVYKDWQPGQKVHLVGHSMGGQTVRQLEELLRNGNQEEIDYQKEHGGTISPLFQGGQDNMVSSITTLGTPHNGTPAADELGNETLVRQIVYDFVNLRSNKVTNVNFGLDQWGLKQRPNESFNDYVKRVKETSKVWTTKDNGFYDLTTEGATELNRNTSLNPNIVYKTYTGEATHTSLFDRQRGDLNLFLPFSITGNVIGKTKDKDWRVNDGLVSVISSQHPFNQDYTDATDEVQKGVWQVTPVKHGWDHVDFVGQDSADFTHSQSELHDFWEDLAADLVRDEQVTN; this is encoded by the coding sequence ATGCGTGAAAATAGACAAAAGTTTAGTATTAGAAAATTTAGTGTAGGTGTATCATCGATCGTTATTGCATCATTATTTTTTATAGGTGCAGGGACTACACATGCAGAGGAAAATGATCAATCACAACAGAGTAATAACTCTGGAATAGTTGATAAGGGTCAAAAAGAGCAAGAGAAAGTTGACCAAGGTCAACAGGAAACTAAGGCTAGTGAAGATCAACAGAACGAACAAGCAAGTGATAGTTCGAAAGATGAGTCAAATGCAACTTCAACTCAAAATCAAACTCAAACTACAGCAACTAAAGATGATAATCAAAATCTTAACGCTGATAAAGATAAAGCAAGTGATGATACAAATACTAAAAATGATGAAGCAGCTCAATCTGAACAACAAAGTAAAGAAACACAAAATGAACAAAATAATGATAATCAAAAGCAACAAGAACAAGATAAAGACGCCCAAACAGAGAATAAAGCTGATCAAAGCCAATCTCAAACAGATAAAACTCAAGAACAACAAGCAAATACAAAAGATACTACTGTAACTGAACAACAAGCATCTGAAGCAACTAAAGATAATGATGAAGGAAAAGCATCACAACAAAATACAACAGCGCAAAATAAAGATGACGATTCAGATCAAAAAGCGAGTGAGCAAAAATCTGATGAACAGACACAAAGTGAAGATAAACAAGATGATCAAGCTAATAAAGATACAGAACAAGCAGCTACGGAAAATAGCTCTAAAGCACAAAATGCTGATGTTTCATCTGAGGACAAATCTGAAGCAAATAATCAAAGCGCTAAAAATGACTCAGAAAAAGAATCTTCTCAATTAAAAGAGGACTCAAAAAATGAATCAAATGAACAAACTGAAGCTAATAAAAATACTACAGATAACAGCCAAGTAGAGCCACAAGAGCAATCAGACCAAAATAAAGTTACGAGCGCTGAAGAAAGTCAAAATGGCGAACAAAGTAGTACGAAAGAGGATAGTGCCTCTTACAATGACGTTGCAAAATTAGGTGATAAAGATATTGAAAAAGATAAGGACGGCAAATCACCTACAGAAGGAATTAAATCCTTAAAAAATAATGCAGTAGCTACAACTAATAATAAAGAAACGCAAAAAGAGTCTCAAAGCGTATCTGATCAACCTGGTAAAAGTGCTAAGCAAGGACAATACAAAAACCAAGATCCAATCATTTTAGTACATGGTTTTAATGGTTTCACAGATGACAAAAGTCCTGTAGTTCTATCTCATTATTGGGGTGGCGACAAATTAGATATCACACAAGATCTTGAAAAGAATGGCTATAAAGCATACGAAGCAAGTATTGGTGCCTTAAGTAGTAATTATGATAGAGCAGTAGAACTTTATTATTATATTAAAGGTGGACAAGTAGACTATGGTGCAGCACATGCAGCCAAATATGGCCACGAGCGTTATGGTAAGACATATGAAGGTGTGTATAAAGATTGGCAACCAGGTCAAAAAGTTCATTTAGTTGGTCACAGTATGGGTGGTCAAACTGTAAGACAATTGGAAGAATTACTACGCAATGGTAACCAAGAAGAAATTGATTATCAAAAAGAACATGGTGGTACTATTTCACCTCTATTCCAAGGTGGACAGGATAACATGGTGTCTTCAATCACTACATTGGGCACACCTCATAATGGTACTCCTGCAGCAGATGAATTAGGAAATGAAACGTTAGTTCGTCAAATCGTGTATGATTTTGTTAATTTAAGAAGCAATAAAGTTACAAACGTTAACTTTGGCTTGGATCAATGGGGTCTAAAACAACGACCAAACGAATCATTTAACGATTACGTAAAAAGAGTTAAAGAAACAAGTAAAGTTTGGACTACTAAAGACAATGGTTTCTATGATTTAACTACTGAAGGTGCTACAGAATTAAACCGTAATACATCGTTAAATCCTAATATTGTATATAAAACATATACTGGAGAAGCTACACATACATCATTATTTGATAGACAAAGAGGAGATTTAAACTTATTCTTACCATTCTCTATTACGGGTAATGTCATTGGTAAAACTAAAGATAAAGATTGGCGTGTCAACGATGGTTTAGTCTCTGTAATATCTTCACAACATCCATTTAATCAAGATTACACAGACGCTACTGATGAAGTTCAAAAAGGCGTATGGCAAGTAACACCAGTTAAACATGGTTGGGACCACGTTGATTTCGTAGGACAAGACAGTGCTGACTTTACACATAGCCAATCAGAGTTACATGACTTTTGGGAAGATTTAGCAGCAGATTTAGTTCGTGACGAACAAGTAACTAATTAA
- a CDS encoding sodium-dependent transporter, whose product MMKNQSQWKTSTGFILASAGSAIGLGAMWKFPYMAGVYGGGAFLLMFLIFTLLVGLPLLIMEFTVGKMGRTYTTKIYEKLTARKWLNIIGWNGNLAVFILFAFYSVIGGWIIIYLFRVLIQLISFNSASLNKINFDHIIANPWLTILGQGVFILLTMIIVMLGVEQGLEKASKFMMPLLFICLIVIVIKSLSLHGAMSGVRYILQPRLEDISIKGILFALGQSFFTLSLGTTGMITYASYASKEMTIKTSAISIVIMNIFVSVLAGLAIFPAISAFGYKPTEGPGLLFKVLPSVFEQMSFGTFIYFIFLILFLFAALTSSISLLELNVSNFTKNDNTKRKKVAIVASILVFLLSIPATLSFSSLSFIHFGAGTIFDNMDFLVSNILMPLGALGTTLVVGYLLKVDVLKQFFGNDRFKFFLPWYLLIKFVLPIIIIIIFIAQFF is encoded by the coding sequence ATTATGAAAAATCAATCGCAATGGAAAACATCGACTGGGTTTATTTTAGCCAGTGCAGGTTCTGCTATAGGACTAGGTGCAATGTGGAAATTTCCATACATGGCGGGCGTATATGGTGGCGGCGCCTTTTTACTGATGTTTTTAATATTTACGCTACTCGTAGGGTTACCTCTATTAATTATGGAATTTACAGTTGGTAAAATGGGGAGAACTTATACAACTAAAATATATGAAAAGTTAACAGCACGTAAATGGCTAAATATTATTGGATGGAATGGTAATTTAGCTGTATTTATTTTATTTGCTTTTTATAGTGTCATTGGTGGATGGATTATAATCTATCTTTTTAGAGTGCTCATACAATTAATTAGTTTTAATAGTGCTAGCTTGAATAAAATAAATTTTGATCACATCATTGCTAATCCATGGCTCACTATTCTTGGGCAAGGTGTATTTATTCTATTAACGATGATTATTGTAATGTTAGGTGTTGAGCAGGGACTTGAGAAAGCGTCTAAATTTATGATGCCTTTATTGTTTATTTGTTTAATTGTTATCGTTATTAAATCACTTTCTTTACATGGTGCAATGTCGGGCGTGCGCTATATATTACAGCCTCGATTAGAAGACATATCTATTAAAGGTATATTGTTTGCATTAGGTCAATCATTCTTTACGTTATCTTTAGGTACAACAGGAATGATTACTTACGCAAGTTACGCCTCGAAAGAAATGACGATAAAAACGTCTGCTATATCAATCGTTATAATGAACATTTTTGTATCAGTTTTAGCGGGATTAGCTATTTTCCCTGCCATCTCTGCATTTGGATATAAGCCAACTGAAGGGCCAGGTTTGTTATTCAAAGTGTTGCCAAGTGTTTTTGAACAAATGTCTTTTGGTACGTTTATTTATTTTATATTTTTAATATTATTCTTATTTGCAGCATTGACATCATCAATATCATTGCTTGAACTTAATGTTTCAAATTTCACTAAAAATGATAATACAAAGCGTAAAAAAGTAGCCATAGTAGCAAGCATATTAGTATTCTTGCTTAGTATTCCAGCGACGTTGTCATTTAGCAGCTTAAGTTTTATACACTTTGGAGCAGGAACAATATTTGATAATATGGATTTTCTTGTTTCAAATATTTTAATGCCATTAGGTGCATTAGGAACGACTTTAGTAGTTGGATACTTATTAAAAGTCGATGTCTTAAAACAATTCTTTGGTAATGATAGATTTAAATTCTTTTTACCTTGGTATTTATTAATAAAATTTGTATTACCTATAATTATTATCATCATTTTTATTGCACAATTTTTTTAA
- a CDS encoding TetR family transcriptional regulator, with protein MKNKIIDHSITLFAKKGYYGTTLGDIANQVNLKKASLYHHFKSKDQIFTESAHKCINYLHDFIVNNMRQNTYSNSALYQFLFKFIFDVDDRYIRMYVQLAFIPQQFSDEIYNKIKSIHKIIDEEIIKFYQQNYYSIDFEEFHNMIMMFLESWYLRCTFIERFGDLEESKNKFKDEVYSIINQVINE; from the coding sequence TTGAAAAACAAAATTATAGATCATTCAATAACTCTATTTGCTAAAAAAGGCTACTATGGTACGACTTTAGGTGATATTGCAAATCAAGTTAACTTGAAAAAGGCAAGTTTATATCATCATTTTAAAAGTAAAGATCAAATCTTTACCGAGAGTGCACATAAATGTATAAATTATTTACATGATTTTATCGTTAATAATATGCGTCAGAACACGTATTCAAATAGTGCGTTATATCAATTTTTATTTAAATTTATATTCGATGTCGATGATCGTTATATAAGAATGTATGTTCAATTGGCTTTTATACCGCAACAATTTAGTGATGAAATTTATAATAAAATTAAAAGTATTCACAAAATAATTGATGAAGAAATAATTAAGTTTTACCAGCAAAACTATTATTCAATTGATTTTGAAGAATTTCATAATATGATTATGATGTTTTTAGAAAGTTGGTATTTAAGATGTACTTTTATAGAACGCTTTGGAGATTTAGAAGAAAGTAAGAATAAATTTAAAGATGAAGTATATTCAATAATTAATCAGGTAATAAATGAATAA
- the icaA gene encoding poly-beta-1,6 N-acetyl-D-glucosamine synthase IcaA: MKYFNFLLFYPIFMSIYWIVGSLIYYLGKEFGHAKKITHYDDELGISFLIACYNEGETIKNTLHNVLSLKYKNKEIIVINDGSSDNTADIIREMLKDHDFKFVDLLNNRGKANALNAGVTHAKYDYVMCLDADAIVDQDAPYWMIHNFKNNPNLGAVTGNPRIRNKSSILGKIQTIEYASIIGCIKRSQSLCGAINTVSGVFTLFNKRALEKVGYWDTDMITEDIAVSWKLHLHNFQIKYEPNAFCWMLVPEMLGSLWKQRVRWAQGGHEVILRDFLATMKSKRFALIFLMIEQLCSIVWVYLVLIYIAFIILSANFLDYYFFEYSFSIFLLSAFTMTFINIIQFTVALAIDSRYEKKNIFGLIFLSWYPVMYWLINAAVVIFALPNAIKRKKGGYATWSSPDRGNIQQ, from the coding sequence ATGAAATATTTTAATTTTTTATTATTCTATCCAATTTTTATGTCGATTTATTGGATAGTCGGTTCCTTGATTTACTATTTGGGTAAAGAATTTGGCCACGCGAAAAAAATAACGCATTATGACGATGAATTAGGAATCTCGTTCTTAATTGCTTGTTATAACGAAGGTGAAACAATTAAAAACACACTTCATAATGTCTTGTCTTTAAAATATAAGAATAAAGAGATTATTGTAATTAATGACGGAAGTTCGGATAATACCGCAGACATTATACGTGAAATGTTAAAAGATCATGATTTTAAATTTGTAGACTTGTTAAATAACAGAGGTAAGGCAAATGCACTAAATGCTGGCGTTACACATGCCAAATATGATTATGTAATGTGTTTAGATGCTGATGCCATCGTAGATCAAGATGCACCCTATTGGATGATCCATAATTTTAAAAACAATCCAAATTTAGGTGCAGTAACTGGTAACCCAAGAATACGAAATAAGAGTTCAATTTTAGGTAAAATTCAAACAATCGAATACGCAAGCATTATTGGGTGTATCAAACGTAGCCAATCACTATGTGGAGCTATAAACACTGTTTCTGGTGTATTTACGCTTTTCAATAAACGCGCATTAGAAAAAGTCGGTTATTGGGATACTGATATGATCACTGAAGATATAGCTGTTTCATGGAAATTACATCTACACAATTTTCAAATTAAATATGAACCGAATGCATTTTGTTGGATGTTAGTGCCGGAAATGTTAGGCAGTCTGTGGAAACAGAGAGTGCGTTGGGCTCAAGGTGGACATGAAGTTATATTGAGAGACTTTCTAGCAACAATGAAATCAAAACGCTTCGCACTTATATTTTTAATGATTGAACAATTATGCTCAATCGTTTGGGTATATTTAGTCCTTATATACATTGCCTTTATCATACTGTCGGCTAATTTCTTAGATTACTATTTCTTTGAATACAGCTTTTCAATATTCTTATTGTCAGCTTTTACTATGACTTTTATAAACATTATTCAATTTACAGTTGCTTTAGCTATAGACAGTCGTTATGAAAAGAAAAACATCTTTGGGTTAATCTTCTTAAGTTGGTATCCAGTCATGTATTGGCTTATTAACGCCGCTGTAGTTATCTTTGCATTACCAAACGCAATTAAACGGAAAAAAGGAGGATACGCGACATGGTCAAGCCCAGACAGAGGCAATATCCAACAGTAA
- the icaD gene encoding intracellular adhesion protein IcaD: protein MVKPRQRQYPTVKSTLNLFRESVLVLISLIFWVYCLTVIVVYLGTLFKLNIESVELVRVVLNIEGSEIINLLIAMGFFTIFIFLLFIVRMIINKKAESNK, encoded by the coding sequence ATGGTCAAGCCCAGACAGAGGCAATATCCAACAGTAAAATCTACGCTCAACCTATTTCGTGAAAGTGTCCTAGTATTGATTTCGTTAATTTTTTGGGTCTATTGTTTAACAGTCATCGTTGTATATTTGGGGACACTTTTCAAATTAAATATTGAGTCCGTAGAATTAGTTAGAGTTGTGCTAAATATTGAAGGTAGCGAAATCATTAATTTACTTATTGCTATGGGGTTTTTTACAATCTTTATTTTTCTATTATTTATCGTACGAATGATTATTAACAAAAAGGCAGAGAGCAATAAATGA
- the icaB gene encoding intercellular adhesin biosynthesis polysaccharide N-deacetylase encodes MKTIKLIVSFLLVVVFTLAAYSHSNVAHAKKKLEYSDNSLLALNYHRVRNESLYNNFLLMFSNSKELKNYSVSSKQLDSQIKWLKQHHARFLTLNEVMKYKKKGKFPKRSVWINFDDMDQSIYDNAYPILKKHKVPSTGFVITQHVGSKDFHNLNLVDINELKEMKNSGLWDFASHSNNLHDLQKHDNPKFLTASHKQLTADIKDSNQYLHQTFNINNKAIAYPYGQMDRSSIPAVKQAGIKYGFTLEEEPIRPDTNNYLLPRILVNQDSFNKLIKRWDGFHDKEK; translated from the coding sequence ATGAAGACAATTAAACTAATTGTGTCTTTTTTACTCGTCGTTGTATTCACATTAGCTGCTTATTCCCATAGCAATGTAGCTCATGCAAAAAAGAAATTAGAATACAGTGACAATAGTCTGCTAGCTTTAAATTATCATAGAGTGAGAAATGAAAGTCTATATAATAACTTTCTATTAATGTTTTCAAACAGTAAAGAATTGAAAAATTACAGTGTTTCTTCAAAACAACTAGATTCACAAATAAAATGGTTGAAGCAACATCACGCTCGATTTTTAACACTAAATGAAGTTATGAAATATAAGAAAAAAGGTAAGTTTCCAAAGCGTAGTGTATGGATAAATTTCGATGATATGGATCAGAGTATATATGATAATGCTTATCCTATTTTAAAAAAACATAAAGTTCCGAGTACTGGTTTTGTTATCACACAACACGTTGGTTCAAAAGATTTTCATAATTTAAATTTAGTCGATATTAATGAACTTAAAGAGATGAAAAATTCAGGTTTATGGGATTTTGCTTCCCATTCAAATAATCTTCATGATTTACAAAAACATGATAATCCAAAATTTTTAACAGCATCTCATAAGCAACTTACAGCAGATATCAAAGACAGTAATCAATATCTTCATCAAACATTCAACATTAACAATAAAGCGATTGCTTACCCTTATGGTCAGATGGATCGTTCAAGTATACCAGCTGTTAAGCAAGCAGGCATAAAATACGGTTTCACCTTAGAAGAAGAACCTATTAGACCAGATACTAATAATTATTTATTACCAAGAATACTCGTCAATCAAGATTCATTTAATAAATTAATAAAACGTTGGGATGGTTTTCATGATAAAGAAAAATAA
- the icaC gene encoding polysaccharide intercellular adhesin biosynthesis/export protein IcaC, with protein MKKNKIELVYLRTFTCMIIIVTHLLTQLTLEHEHLDEKSLQFLYYLRNFIIFGTPGFIMLSQLLTTLNYKQVNIQYLIKRFKYIFIPYLIMGTFYSYSEALYTDSSFKHQFLENVVLGQWYGYFILIIMQFFILSYIIYKINHKLFNSKILLIVSFIVQQTFLYFFNSHEQFHDIFLHYYPLSENTFILGWIFYFFVGGFIGYHYQTVLSFLQNYIVIVITLAAIAYIVFITAYPHDYWNVTSFTDTLTVFNVLMFLLLLGVCIHFNELMYNSVAIVSAFSFFIYLLHPIILDSLFKYTSIFERHTVIFLAISLLLVLGICIGVGTLLKEFKIFRFVMGKQPYNYYMNVTRTNNAIDKNERSA; from the coding sequence ATAAAGAAAAATAAGATCGAACTTGTTTATCTCAGAACTTTTACATGTATGATTATAATTGTCACCCATCTTTTAACGCAGTTAACATTAGAACATGAACACCTCGATGAAAAATCATTACAATTTCTCTATTATTTACGTAATTTCATTATTTTTGGAACGCCCGGTTTTATAATGTTGTCTCAATTACTAACGACGCTCAATTATAAACAAGTAAACATTCAATACCTTATTAAGCGATTTAAATATATATTTATACCCTATTTAATTATGGGAACATTTTATAGTTACAGTGAAGCGTTATATACAGACTCTTCTTTTAAGCACCAATTTTTAGAAAATGTAGTATTAGGACAATGGTACGGGTATTTTATTTTAATAATAATGCAATTTTTCATCTTAAGTTATATCATTTATAAAATTAACCATAAGTTGTTTAATAGTAAGATTTTATTAATCGTATCATTTATAGTACAACAAACATTTTTATACTTTTTTAATTCACATGAACAATTTCATGACATATTTTTGCATTACTATCCATTAAGCGAAAACACATTTATTCTTGGCTGGATATTTTACTTTTTCGTAGGAGGATTTATAGGATATCATTACCAAACAGTATTATCCTTTTTACAAAATTATATTGTCATTGTAATAACACTAGCTGCTATAGCATATATAGTTTTTATAACTGCCTATCCACACGATTACTGGAACGTCACAAGCTTTACAGATACTTTAACTGTATTTAATGTACTTATGTTTTTATTATTATTAGGCGTGTGCATTCATTTCAATGAACTTATGTACAATAGCGTTGCCATAGTAAGTGCATTTTCATTCTTTATTTACTTGTTACATCCAATCATTTTGGATTCATTATTTAAATATACAAGTATTTTCGAGCGTCATACAGTAATCTTTTTAGCGATATCATTACTACTCGTATTAGGTATATGTATCGGCGTAGGCACACTTTTAAAAGAATTTAAGATTTTTAGATTTGTTATGGGTAAACAACCTTACAATTATTATATGAACGTAACAAGAACAAACAACGCTATTGATAAAAATGAACGCTCAGCTTAA
- the brnQ gene encoding branched-chain amino acid transport system II carrier protein codes for MNKIIIISGLMLFSFFFGAGNLIFPPMLGYTAQHNMWLAMGGFAITGILMPYITVIVVAYMNGGVECVGRKVHPIFGLIFAICIYLSIGALYGIPRAANVAYEIGTQNILPVHNHYTLIIFSLLFFLIVYLVALYPNRIVDNLGKYLTPILIIMILVLCILVFIHPEGSIGSPRGEYTNAPVVSGILKGYFTMDLVAALAFSVVIVQTFKLNGITDRKKLIPAVAKSGFISAILLALIYFSLAYLGATTSHSGFKNGTDILTYNTLRVFGAYGNLVFGIIVILACLTTCIGLVNACAAFAVQKLTKISYKIFVLAFTLLGFLVSTLGLDLILKIAVPLLTFIYPTSIVLVLISFISIFIRYDLKFTFVIPTIVALIISILQIMSDYNFSKYAKVIYNVLPLSNYQLAWLIPCIILTLLGIIIDYFLKNKAQEALSENHLS; via the coding sequence ATGAATAAAATAATTATCATCTCAGGTTTAATGCTTTTTTCATTCTTTTTTGGAGCGGGAAATTTAATATTTCCACCTATGCTAGGCTATACTGCGCAACACAACATGTGGTTAGCAATGGGTGGGTTTGCTATAACTGGTATTTTAATGCCTTATATAACAGTCATTGTAGTAGCTTACATGAATGGCGGCGTTGAATGTGTAGGTCGTAAAGTACACCCAATATTCGGCCTAATTTTTGCAATATGTATTTATTTATCGATTGGTGCTTTATATGGAATACCTAGGGCTGCAAACGTAGCTTATGAAATTGGCACACAAAATATTTTGCCTGTTCATAATCACTATACATTAATCATTTTTTCTTTATTATTTTTCTTAATAGTATATTTAGTAGCGTTATATCCTAATCGTATAGTTGATAATTTAGGAAAATACTTGACGCCTATCCTTATCATTATGATTTTAGTTTTATGCATACTCGTATTTATTCATCCAGAGGGTTCAATTGGAAGTCCTCGTGGAGAATATACAAACGCACCTGTCGTTAGTGGAATATTAAAAGGATACTTCACTATGGATTTAGTTGCAGCTTTAGCATTTTCAGTAGTCATTGTGCAAACTTTTAAGCTAAATGGCATAACAGATCGCAAAAAACTCATACCTGCAGTTGCAAAATCTGGATTTATTTCTGCAATTTTATTAGCCTTAATTTATTTTTCATTAGCATATTTAGGCGCAACGACTTCTCATAGTGGATTTAAAAATGGTACCGATATATTAACATATAATACACTGCGCGTTTTTGGGGCATATGGTAATTTGGTATTCGGCATAATTGTAATCCTTGCATGTCTAACTACATGTATTGGATTAGTAAATGCTTGCGCAGCTTTTGCTGTACAAAAACTCACAAAAATATCTTATAAAATTTTTGTTCTAGCCTTTACACTTTTAGGCTTTTTAGTCTCTACTTTAGGTTTGGACTTAATTTTAAAGATTGCAGTTCCATTGTTAACGTTTATATATCCCACTTCAATAGTGTTGGTTCTAATATCATTTATAAGTATATTTATAAGATATGATTTGAAATTCACCTTTGTTATTCCAACTATAGTAGCTTTAATTATTTCAATTTTACAAATTATGTCGGATTACAATTTTAGTAAATATGCTAAAGTTATATATAACGTTTTACCATTATCTAATTATCAATTGGCTTGGCTTATTCCGTGTATTATATTAACTTTATTAGGTATAATTATAGATTACTTTCTTAAGAATAAAGCTCAAGAAGCTTTGTCTGAAAATCATCTAAGCTAA
- a CDS encoding iron chaperone, with translation MSIFNDYLKSIEDNSHRNKLESLFNWIHKKYPNLETTIKWNQPMFIYNGTFIIGFSSAKQHFSITPEATAMEEFNVQIRDAGYSQTKNLYRILWSQAIDYDLLEKIIDFKISEKQNYKTFWVK, from the coding sequence ATGAGTATATTTAATGATTATTTAAAAAGTATCGAAGATAATTCTCATAGAAATAAATTAGAATCACTATTTAATTGGATACATAAAAAATATCCAAACCTTGAAACAACAATAAAGTGGAATCAACCAATGTTCATTTATAACGGTACATTTATAATAGGTTTTAGTAGTGCGAAGCAACATTTTTCGATAACTCCAGAAGCGACAGCAATGGAAGAATTTAATGTTCAGATTAGAGATGCAGGTTATAGTCAAACTAAAAATTTATATCGCATACTTTGGTCACAAGCAATAGACTATGATCTACTAGAAAAAATCATAGATTTTAAAATTTCAGAAAAACAAAATTATAAGACTTTTTGGGTTAAATAA